The window GCCCTCTACGCCTGGCATGAGGACCACGACGCCGACAACAAGTTGGAAGTGGTGTTCATGCACGAACACGATCCCGTAAGTTTTCCAGGAACTTACGGAGACCGGGTCCCGGTTTTCGATCCGCCCTCCCTTCCAGCTGGACATGAAAATGACGAATTCATCTGGCCCAGCATCAAAACCGGTCCTTCGCCCAATCCGGGCATGCGCCGGGTTTATATTCTGGGCAGGAATTCCCAGGCCGCGGGCGACTTGGTTTCTGAAAACGTATTGGTCGCCTACGCGGATTTCAACGCAGCCATGCTGGACGCGCTGCAACCTCTGAACTGGTCCTACACCACTATTCCGCTATTGGATGCCTGGCACGCGGAGGCGGATACCTTTGTGCGCAGGATGTATGGCTCTTTCGCGGTGGGCGATGATGGCCGCATCTACTATGCCGGGTACCATTCCGCCTACGATCCAAACACTTACGAGGCCAGCGATGAGCCGGACCTCGACGTCTTCGTCTGCGACAACTACGGCGCCGGAACCTGGCAGCATTACAGCCATTCCAGCAGGATCCCTTCCTACAATCCTTGGAACTCGTGGTTGATGCGGCACGCCTTTTACCAGGGCGAGCCGCCCAACCAAACAGCTGTCCCCGATGATGAGATCTATTACATAATAAGCAATTCCGGGCATTTCAACCTGCTGATCGATGCCAACGGAGTGCTGCATTTTCCAGGGCTTTGGGTTCTGAGGATTGGCGAGGAAAGTTATCTGAACCCGGACCTATACACGGTCAAGGAAGTTGTGTTCGATCCGGACACCCAGCAATTCGCCATCCGCGAGGTTTTTCCCGTGGCGGGAACCAGTTCCGACGACCTCTGGTGGATGCCCTGGGACGCGGATGGAAACCTGAATGCTGACAGTTGGCCCCTGAACCAGGAGCAGCCTGACATGCGCTTTCATTTTCCCTTCTGCCATTGGGACACGGAGGAAACGGCAGGAACGGTAATGATGATGTTTGCCTTCAACTATATCCGCCTCACCGGCGGAGGCCCGGATGGCAGCATGGCCTGCCTCTGGCAGGACAGCTACAAAGCCCGGATGTACAATCTGTTTCCGGCTGATTCTTTGCAGTATGCGGCTTACGAAGACGATCCGGAGATTTTTCTGGCACTGAGTGCTGACCAAGGCTCGCATTGGAGCGAACCGGTTGTGTTGAGCGGGGTGGAGAATCCAGAACTGGCGGGCATGACACCGATGTGGGTGTATCCCTCCGATGCCTTGCTGCCTCTGACTACGTCGGGCCCTACCGGAGATTGGAAGCGGCTTTGGCTGATGTTTTACGACGATTACAACTGGGGGTCGCAACTGCCGCCCGAACATGGATTAGAATGGGGCAACATCAACTACATGGCCCTGGATTTGCAGTTCCCGGCTGTTTCCACGCCTCAGGATGAAATACCGCAGGTTTCCAGCCCCACTCTGAACGCGTATCCGAACCCCTTTTCCGCAGCCTGTGTCCTGAACGTTGCCCTGCCTGCAAAAAGTCAAGCGGAGCTTACTGTTTACAATCTGCGGGGCCAGGCGCTCCGGCATCTGCACAACGGCGTTCTTCCCGCTGGAGAAGCCCATTTCAGTTGGGACGGCAAGGATGAGCGAGGCCGGGAGGTTCCCTCAGGGATCTATTTGTTGAGGCTGGATGCTGGTTCCACAAATGCCACGCAGCGGGTGGCGCGGATCAAATAGCCCCCACGGATTATTGTGAAAAAAACAAACAAGCCCGGCTGGAATGGCCGGGCTTGTTCTTTATGGAGTTGCTTGGTTATTTGGCGTTTGTATAGGACTCATTCGAAGCGATGACCTTGTAGAATCGCATCGCGTGGCTGAGATCCATATCGTTCCAGTAAGCATCAGTGGTTTCTCCCAGGAAGGTGTAGGTTCCATAGGGATCGGCGCTTACCCAGATCTGATAGTAGTTCGCGTTGGTTATGGCACTCCACTGCAATTTTACATAGTCGGTGGTGGCATCAATATAGCTGACACTTACGTCTGGTACCGCCAGCCAGGTGAGGTTGACTTTCACGTTCACGCCATCGCTGGCTGTGTCAGTCCCGTCGCTGACCGTAAAGGTCAAGGCTTCGGTGCCGTACCAGTCTGCGGTGGCGGTAAAGGTGACAATCAGGCCGTTGATGGCAACGTTCACATTTGTGTTCCCGCCGTAGCTAAGGGTTAGGGGATCACCGTCCGCATCATCCACATACTGGCTGAAATTCACCACCAGGCTGCCGTTCATGTTGAACTCGAACGTATCTGGCAGGGCGATGGTGGGTGGTGTGTTTGCTCCAGCGGTGTCCACCAAAAGCTCGAAGGGATCGCTGGCGCCGCAGAGCGGCATCTGGGCTGTCCTGCCCGTGGTGTCCGTGGCCAGGATGTAGTAGTAGAGCGTCTGGCCCAGGGCGGGGGTAGGCACGCTGGCAGTCCAGTTGTTACCGGAGACCAGGGTGAGTGGTGCAGTCAGCCATTGTCCTGTGGTGCTGTGGCGGTAGGCGATGTAGGTGCTGCCGCCATTCAGCGGATTGCTGTGGGTGATCGTCACGTCCAGGGTCGCATAGCTGTTGGCGGTCGCCGAA of the Candidatus Cloacimonadota bacterium genome contains:
- a CDS encoding T9SS type A sorting domain-containing protein, whose translation is MKRFALLLLWLGCAVGMLCAQIPLYEISVPPVFVTQSYYDYVMGGYSDLPVAEFAPDQGSGRVMVYHAKRGSYSSPRKVYFSYIDAAGQMQTVVDPWQDVDTQMGFASLAWDQSSGKALYAWHEDHDADNKLEVVFMHEHDPVSFPGTYGDRVPVFDPPSLPAGHENDEFIWPSIKTGPSPNPGMRRVYILGRNSQAAGDLVSENVLVAYADFNAAMLDALQPLNWSYTTIPLLDAWHAEADTFVRRMYGSFAVGDDGRIYYAGYHSAYDPNTYEASDEPDLDVFVCDNYGAGTWQHYSHSSRIPSYNPWNSWLMRHAFYQGEPPNQTAVPDDEIYYIISNSGHFNLLIDANGVLHFPGLWVLRIGEESYLNPDLYTVKEVVFDPDTQQFAIREVFPVAGTSSDDLWWMPWDADGNLNADSWPLNQEQPDMRFHFPFCHWDTEETAGTVMMMFAFNYIRLTGGGPDGSMACLWQDSYKARMYNLFPADSLQYAAYEDDPEIFLALSADQGSHWSEPVVLSGVENPELAGMTPMWVYPSDALLPLTTSGPTGDWKRLWLMFYDDYNWGSQLPPEHGLEWGNINYMALDLQFPAVSTPQDEIPQVSSPTLNAYPNPFSAACVLNVALPAKSQAELTVYNLRGQALRHLHNGVLPAGEAHFSWDGKDERGREVPSGIYLLRLDAGSTNATQRVARIK